From a region of the Toxotes jaculatrix isolate fToxJac2 chromosome 7, fToxJac2.pri, whole genome shotgun sequence genome:
- the tbx16 gene encoding T-box transcription factor 16, with protein MQSIRDLKPNFNGPPPSSMAAGPDAYLQGNIRMTLEDPELWKTFHEIGTEMIITKPGRRMFPHCKVNLSGLIPCAKYILLVDMVPEDGFRYKWNKEKWEVAGKAEPQPPCRTYLHPDSPAPGSHWMKQSVSFLKLKLTNNTLDQHGHIILHSMHRYHPRFHIVQADDLFSVRWSVFQTFTFPETSFTAVTAYQNTKITKLKIDHNPFAKGFRDEGTNKKRRANKNPACLDKRAKMSDILNRDSEEDSPPDFCQSSYEGYDGEEGELPKRKESDAVKEERYSPWTTEREHRVRTESPAGTEARDMYNAEQLVPAPASYQPYRFHEYGKSPSPSSSIGSSNSGSGRSSFESRVPDVATVPDHDSSKPRAHDLGPSPCGPQHLPGPQDYTGVLNMTMAQAGKPGVIGHHIYSPYSAEQPLGQWSGPGPAQYPPPHHLTADYTTQAVHHGYHHGNVAEWSQYPLFSYSCW; from the exons ATGCAGTCCATCAGAG ACTTGAAACCCAACTTCAACggccctcctccctcctccatggCTGCTGGCCCCGATGCTTATCTCCAGGGTAACATCAGGATGACTCTAGAGGACCCTGAACTCTGGAAGACCTTTCATGAAATAGGGACAGAGATGATCATCACTAAACCTGGAAg GAGGATGTTTCCACACTGTAAAGTGAATCTCTCCGGCCTTATTCCATGTGCCAAGTACATCTTACTGGTTGACATGGTGCCTGAGGATGGTTTCAGGTATAAG TGGAATAAAGAGAAATGGGAGGTGGCAGGAAAAGCGGAGCCCCAGCCTCCCTGCAGGACCTACCTCCACCCCGACTCACCAGCCCCGGGGAGCCACTGGATGAAGCAGTCTGTGTCCTTCCTCAAGCTCAAGCTCACCAACAATACACTCGACCAGCACGGCCAT ATCATATTGCACTCTATGCATCGGTACCACCCGCGCTTCCACATCGTCCAGGCAGACGACCTGTTCAGTGTCCGCTGGAGTGTTTTCCAGACTTTCACCTTCCCTGAGACTTCATTCACAGCAGTCACCGCCTACCAGAACACCAAG ATTACAAAGCTGAAGATCGACCATAACCCATTTGCAAAAGGTTTCCGGGATGAAGGCACTAACAAAAAAAG GCGTGCAAACAAGAACCCAGCCTGCCTTGACAAGCGAGCAAAGATGTCAGACATCTTGAAcagggactctgaggaggaCAGTCCACCAG ATTTCTGTCAGTCATCATATGAGGGTTAcgatggagaggagggagagctgcCCAAAAGGAAAGAGTCAGATGCTGTCAAGGAGGAGCGTTACTCCCCGTGGACCACTGAGCGGGAGCACAGAGTGAGGACCGAATCTCCTGCTGGGACAGAAGCAAGAGACATGTACAACGCAGAGCAGCTTGTTCCTGCTCCAGCTTCCTACCAGCCCTACAG GTTCCATGAGTATGGAAagtctccctctccttcctccagcattggcagcagcaacagtggtTCAGGACGCAGCAGCTTTGAGTCCAGAGTTCCCGATGTCGCCACTGTCCCAGATCATGACTCTTCAAAGCCCCGTGCACATGATCTTGGTCCTTCCCCTTGTGGGCCCCAGCACCTCCCTGGCCCCCAGGACTACACTGGGGTCCTCAACATGACCATGGCCCAGGCCGGAAAGCCAGGGGTCATCGGCCACCACATCTACAGCCCCTACAGTGCCGAGCAGCCCCTGGGCCAGTGGAGCGGCCCCGGTCCCGCCCAGTATCCCCCTCCTCACCACCTGACTGCTGACTACACCACGCAAGCTGTGCACCATGGCTATCACCATGGCAACGTGGCTGAGTGGAGCCAGTACCCACTGTTCTCTTATTCCTGCTGGTGA
- the klhl22 gene encoding kelch-like protein 22 isoform X1, whose amino-acid sequence MKPEHQYLAMAEDGELSPVGGRAGSSGRPGRQTYRSSAHFRSLVDGLLALRQSDILFDVVLLVEGRPIKAHRVLLAASCDYFRGMFAGGLRETQQKEIPIHGVSHMAMKKILDYIYTSEIELDLECVQEVLTAATLVQLENVIGFCCDFLLSWMDENNILEVHHLADLYGLQQLNARIHRYMLRNIQTLSRTDVYRQLPQDEVFRALSSDELQVNSENEVYEAALHYHYSPEEVETDRVYLQVSPKDNLKMLDAVRFCLIEKHVLQRLYGRLNQCPLKDSVSAALRYHEQEIRQPVLQSPLTQPRSTFHCILGFGGMFTSSSLTDSEHLFQVFHPSWREWRALTAAHTPRMSNQGIAVLNNFVYLIGGDKNTSGFRAETRCWRYDPRHNSWCTVQPLQQQHADHCVCVVGGYIYAIGGRDYSNELDAVERYDPRTNLWEFVSPLRREVYAHAGAALDGKIYITCGRRGLAYLRETYCFDPAANHWTACAEGPVERAWHGMAAVNGRVYVIGGSNDERGYRRDVLKVACFDPTANSWSLMTPLPAGHGEPGVAVLDSRIYILGGRSHDKGHRMKYVHVYNTDTDQWDNETEFKERVSGLAACVVLMPPAVIAQARSWEQRTKASWEDVDMDNSEDSSED is encoded by the exons ATGAAGCCCGAACATCAGTATCTTGCTATGGCTGAGGATGGAGAGCTGAGTCCAGTGGGAGGACGCGCTGGCTCATCAGGCCGTCCGGGCCGACAGACCTACAGAAGTTCAGCCCATTTCCGCAGCCTGGTGGACGGCCTGCTGGCTCTCAGACAAAGTGACATCCTGTTTGAtgtggtgctgctggtggagggAAGACCCATCAAAGCCCACCGTGTACTTCTGGCAGCCTCTTGCGATTATTTTAG GGGGATGTTTGCTGGAGGCCTTCGGGAGACACAGCAAAAGGAGATTCCAATTCATGGCGTATCTCACATGGCCATGAAAAAAATACTTGACTACATCTACACCTCAGAGATTGAGTTAGACCTGGAGTGTGTTCAGGAAGTGCTGACAGCTGCCACACTGGTACAG cttGAGAATGTCATTGGCTTCTGCTGtgatttcctcctctcctggaTGGATGAGAACAACATTTTAGAAGTTCATCATCTAGCTGATCTGTATGGACTGCAGCAACTTAATGCCAGGATCCATCGCTACATGCTCAGGAACATTCAGACTTTGTCTCGAACTGACGTGTACCGACAGCTGCCCCAAGACGAAGTCTTCAGAGCACTGAGCAGCGACGAGCTCCAGGTGAACAGTGAGAACGAGGTGTACGAGGCTGCGCTTCACTACCACTACAGTCCCGAGGAGGTGGAAACTGACCGGGTGTACTTACAGGTCAGTCCCAAg GACAATCTCAAGATGCTTGACGCTGTGCGTTTCTGCCTGATTGAGAAACACGTGTTGCAGAGACTGTATGGCAGGCTGAACCAGTGTCCGCTGAAGGATTCGGTTTCAGCTGCCCTGCGTTACCACGAGCAGGAGATCAGGCAGCCCGTCCTGCAGAGTCCTCTCACCCAGCCGCGGTCCACCTTCCACTGTATATTGGGCTTCGGGGGGATGTTCACCTCCAGCTCCCTCACAGACAGCGAGCACTTGTTTCAGGTGTTCCACCCGAGCTGGAGGGAGTGGAGGGCTCTCACTGCAGCTCACACGCCCCGAATGTCCAACCAGGGCATCGCGGTGCTCAACAACTTTGTTTATCTCATCGGAGGAGACAAGAACACCAGTGGATTTCGAGCAGAGACTCGCTGCTGGAG ATACGACCCTCGTCACAACAGCTGGTGCACCGTCcagcctctgcagcagcagcacgctGACCACTGCGTTTGTGTGGTGGGGGGCTATATTTATGCCATCGGAGGGCGAGACTACAGCAATGAACTGGATGCAGTGGAGCGCTATGACCCACGCACCAACTTGTGGGAGTTTGTATCACCTCTAAGGAGAGAG GTGTATGCACATGCTGGAGCAGCGTTGGACGGCAAAATTTATATAACCTGTGGGCGCAGAGGCCTGGCGTACCTCAGAGAGACCTACTGTTTCGACCCTGCGGCAAATCACTGGACAGCGTGTGCAGAGGGGCCAGTGGAGCGGGCGTGGCACGGCATGGCTGCTGTTAACGGACGCGTTTATGTCATTGGCGGAAGCAATGATGAGCGAGGATATCGGCGTGATGTCCTGAAG gTGGCATGCTTTGACCCCACAGCCAACTCTTGGTCTTTAATGACCCCTCTCCCCGCTGGACATGGAGAACCCGGCGTAGCTGTGCTGGACAGTCGCATCTACATCCTGGGCGGACGCTCTCATGACAAAGGCCACAGGATGAAATACGTTCACGTGTACAACACCGACACAGACCAGTGGGATAACGAGACAGAGTTTAAGGAGCGCGTCTCCGGCCTGGCAGCCTGCGTGGTGCTTATGCCTCCTGCTGTGATCGCCCAGGCCAGGAGCTGGGAGCAGCGCACCAAGGCTTCATGGGAAGACGTGGACATGGACAACTCAGAGGACTCTAGTGAGGACTGA
- the klhl22 gene encoding kelch-like protein 22 isoform X2, which translates to MKPEHQYLAMAEDGELSPVGGRAGSSGRPGRQTYRSSAHFRSLVDGLLALRQSDILFDVVLLVEGRPIKAHRVLLAASCDYFRGMFAGGLRETQQKEIPIHGVSHMAMKKILDYIYTSEIELDLECVQEVLTAATLVQLENVIGFCCDFLLSWMDENNILEVHHLADLYGLQQLNARIHRYMLRNIQTLSRTDVYRQLPQDEVFRALSSDELQVNSENEVYEAALHYHYSPEEVETDRVYLQDNLKMLDAVRFCLIEKHVLQRLYGRLNQCPLKDSVSAALRYHEQEIRQPVLQSPLTQPRSTFHCILGFGGMFTSSSLTDSEHLFQVFHPSWREWRALTAAHTPRMSNQGIAVLNNFVYLIGGDKNTSGFRAETRCWRYDPRHNSWCTVQPLQQQHADHCVCVVGGYIYAIGGRDYSNELDAVERYDPRTNLWEFVSPLRREVYAHAGAALDGKIYITCGRRGLAYLRETYCFDPAANHWTACAEGPVERAWHGMAAVNGRVYVIGGSNDERGYRRDVLKVACFDPTANSWSLMTPLPAGHGEPGVAVLDSRIYILGGRSHDKGHRMKYVHVYNTDTDQWDNETEFKERVSGLAACVVLMPPAVIAQARSWEQRTKASWEDVDMDNSEDSSED; encoded by the exons ATGAAGCCCGAACATCAGTATCTTGCTATGGCTGAGGATGGAGAGCTGAGTCCAGTGGGAGGACGCGCTGGCTCATCAGGCCGTCCGGGCCGACAGACCTACAGAAGTTCAGCCCATTTCCGCAGCCTGGTGGACGGCCTGCTGGCTCTCAGACAAAGTGACATCCTGTTTGAtgtggtgctgctggtggagggAAGACCCATCAAAGCCCACCGTGTACTTCTGGCAGCCTCTTGCGATTATTTTAG GGGGATGTTTGCTGGAGGCCTTCGGGAGACACAGCAAAAGGAGATTCCAATTCATGGCGTATCTCACATGGCCATGAAAAAAATACTTGACTACATCTACACCTCAGAGATTGAGTTAGACCTGGAGTGTGTTCAGGAAGTGCTGACAGCTGCCACACTGGTACAG cttGAGAATGTCATTGGCTTCTGCTGtgatttcctcctctcctggaTGGATGAGAACAACATTTTAGAAGTTCATCATCTAGCTGATCTGTATGGACTGCAGCAACTTAATGCCAGGATCCATCGCTACATGCTCAGGAACATTCAGACTTTGTCTCGAACTGACGTGTACCGACAGCTGCCCCAAGACGAAGTCTTCAGAGCACTGAGCAGCGACGAGCTCCAGGTGAACAGTGAGAACGAGGTGTACGAGGCTGCGCTTCACTACCACTACAGTCCCGAGGAGGTGGAAACTGACCGGGTGTACTTACAG GACAATCTCAAGATGCTTGACGCTGTGCGTTTCTGCCTGATTGAGAAACACGTGTTGCAGAGACTGTATGGCAGGCTGAACCAGTGTCCGCTGAAGGATTCGGTTTCAGCTGCCCTGCGTTACCACGAGCAGGAGATCAGGCAGCCCGTCCTGCAGAGTCCTCTCACCCAGCCGCGGTCCACCTTCCACTGTATATTGGGCTTCGGGGGGATGTTCACCTCCAGCTCCCTCACAGACAGCGAGCACTTGTTTCAGGTGTTCCACCCGAGCTGGAGGGAGTGGAGGGCTCTCACTGCAGCTCACACGCCCCGAATGTCCAACCAGGGCATCGCGGTGCTCAACAACTTTGTTTATCTCATCGGAGGAGACAAGAACACCAGTGGATTTCGAGCAGAGACTCGCTGCTGGAG ATACGACCCTCGTCACAACAGCTGGTGCACCGTCcagcctctgcagcagcagcacgctGACCACTGCGTTTGTGTGGTGGGGGGCTATATTTATGCCATCGGAGGGCGAGACTACAGCAATGAACTGGATGCAGTGGAGCGCTATGACCCACGCACCAACTTGTGGGAGTTTGTATCACCTCTAAGGAGAGAG GTGTATGCACATGCTGGAGCAGCGTTGGACGGCAAAATTTATATAACCTGTGGGCGCAGAGGCCTGGCGTACCTCAGAGAGACCTACTGTTTCGACCCTGCGGCAAATCACTGGACAGCGTGTGCAGAGGGGCCAGTGGAGCGGGCGTGGCACGGCATGGCTGCTGTTAACGGACGCGTTTATGTCATTGGCGGAAGCAATGATGAGCGAGGATATCGGCGTGATGTCCTGAAG gTGGCATGCTTTGACCCCACAGCCAACTCTTGGTCTTTAATGACCCCTCTCCCCGCTGGACATGGAGAACCCGGCGTAGCTGTGCTGGACAGTCGCATCTACATCCTGGGCGGACGCTCTCATGACAAAGGCCACAGGATGAAATACGTTCACGTGTACAACACCGACACAGACCAGTGGGATAACGAGACAGAGTTTAAGGAGCGCGTCTCCGGCCTGGCAGCCTGCGTGGTGCTTATGCCTCCTGCTGTGATCGCCCAGGCCAGGAGCTGGGAGCAGCGCACCAAGGCTTCATGGGAAGACGTGGACATGGACAACTCAGAGGACTCTAGTGAGGACTGA
- the npy8br gene encoding neuropeptide Y receptor Y8b yields the protein MEPQHNSNHNQALWKEIPWDFTEDCSLSVSGTTFLIVAYSTVMAVGLIGNSCLVFVITRHKEMRNVTNIFIVNLSLSDILMCIVCLPVTIIYTLMDHWILGDTLCKLTPFIQCISVTVSIFSLVLIAMERYQLIVHPTGWKPVVGQSYLAVAVTWIVACLISVPFLSYSVLTLPFQNLTIPFPVSDHPVCMERWPSLQERRAYTTSLLVFQYFLPLALIMICYLHIYMRLRRRKDMVERGRNATQKKNKGSTRINAMLLSIVVAFILSWLPLNIFNTVFDWNHEAIPSCSHDLIFSFCHLTAMASTCINPIIYGFLNSNFQKHLKSTLLRCRCWGVAERYESVPLSTVSTEVTKGSILSNGSISINT from the coding sequence ATGGAGCCGCAGCACAACAGCAATCACAACCAAGCCCTGTGGAAGGAGATACCGTGGGATTTCACCGAGGATTGCTCGCTCTCAGTGAGTGGCACCACTTTTCTCATTGTTGCTTACAGTACAGTCATGGCCGTGGGTCTCATTGGGAACTCTTGCCTGGTGTTTGTCATCACACGGCACAAGGAGATGCGCAACGTCACCAACATTTTCATCGTCAACCTGTCTTTGTCTGACATCCTCATGTGCATCGTCTGCCTGCCGGTCACCATTATCTACACTCTGATGGACCACTGGATCCTAGGAGACACTCTCTGTAAGCTCACGCCCTTCATCCAGTGTATATCAGTTACTGTTTCCATCTTTTCCCTCGTCCTTATCGCCATGGAGCGCTACCAGCTCATCGTCCACCCGACTGGATGGAAGCCTGTGGTGGGCCAGTCCTACCTGGCCGTGGCTGTCACTTGGATCGTGGCCTGCCTAATCTCAGTGCCTTTCCTCTCATATAGCGTACTCACCTTGCCTTTCCAGAACCTAACCATCCCCTTCCCAGTCAGCGATCACCCTGTTTGTATGGAGCGGTGGCCATCTCTTCAAGAACGGCGAGCTTACACCACCTCCCTGCTCGTCTTCCAGTACTTCCTTCCTCTTGCTCTCATTATGATCTGCTATCTGCACATCTACATGCGCctaaggaggaggaaggacatGGTGGAGCGCGGCAGGAACGCcactcaaaagaaaaacaagggcTCCACGAGGATCAACGCCATGTTGCTCTCCATAGTGGTGGCATTCATCCTCTCCTGGCTCCCTCTCAACATCTTCAACACGGTGTTTGACTGGAACCACGAAGCCATCCCGTCCTGCAGCCATGACCTCATCTTCTCATTCTGCCACCTCACGGCCATGGCCTCCACCTGCATCAACCCCATCATCTACGGTTTTCTCAACAGCAATTTCCAGAAACACCTCAAGTCCACTCTGTTGCGCTGCCGCTGCTGGGGGGTGGCAGAGAGGTACGAGAGCGTCCCGCTCTCCACCGTCAGCACAGAGGTCACCAAAGGGTCAATCTTGAGCAATGGCTCTATCAGCATCAATACTTAA